A single genomic interval of Streptomyces sp. BA2 harbors:
- a CDS encoding universal stress protein — MTEDHSHQFERGTDGPKVILVGVDGSDSSLRAAAYAGGLARRQRALLAVVYVQPVMAAGAALGAPVADATDEIAEGLITEIRDAAERVKDIFDVRWEFHTFRGDPYSGLVTAADDLKADAVVVGASEQAGHRIVGSVAVRLVKAGRWPVTVVP, encoded by the coding sequence GTGACTGAAGACCACTCCCACCAGTTCGAACGCGGCACCGACGGCCCGAAGGTGATCCTCGTCGGTGTCGACGGGTCGGACTCCTCGCTCAGGGCCGCGGCATATGCCGGAGGCCTTGCGCGGCGGCAGCGCGCCTTGCTAGCCGTCGTCTACGTGCAGCCGGTGATGGCCGCGGGCGCCGCCCTCGGCGCCCCGGTGGCCGACGCGACCGATGAGATCGCCGAGGGACTGATCACCGAGATCAGAGACGCGGCCGAGCGGGTGAAGGACATATTCGATGTCCGCTGGGAGTTCCACACCTTCCGTGGCGACCCGTACAGCGGTCTGGTCACAGCGGCGGACGACCTCAAGGCGGACGCCGTGGTCGTCGGCGCCTCCGAGCAGGCGGGCCACCGGATCGTCGGCTCGGTCGCCGTGCGCCTCGTCAAGGCGGGCCGCTGGCCCGTCACCGTCGTTCCGTGA
- a CDS encoding amino acid permease translates to MAGLRMGHGVMRRKPIEHIEETEAGGGLTRTLGLWQLTAIGVGGIIGAGIFTLAGTVANGTAGPAVLISFLIAGVASAAAAFSYAEFAGLIPKAGSAYTYGYVVLGELTGWFIGWDLLLEYTAIVAVVAIGISGYFNFLLNDMGAQLPNWMLGAPGTGDGHKVDLFAAVLCLLIAYLLTLGIKNAARFEMVVVVLKVIVVIVVIAVGFFHINTGNYEPFFPFGVSGAFTGAATVFFAVFGYDAMSTAAEESKDAQRHMPKAILYSLAISMVLYVLACLVLTGMQSYKDIDPESGFSTAFKSVGLGGLADVIAIGAIIGILTVMFTFMLGVTRVWFSMSRDGLLPKWFAKTHKTRHVPTRVTWIVGFASAAIAGFLPIGEAAELTNIGILLAFVVVCIAVIVLRYKQPDLPRTFRCPGMPVVPAIGVVFSIWLITFLQWQTWARFAVWFALGLVIYFAYSYRKSELAKTDRVP, encoded by the coding sequence ATGGCGGGACTCCGGATGGGGCACGGCGTCATGCGCCGCAAGCCCATCGAACACATCGAAGAGACCGAAGCGGGTGGCGGGCTCACTCGCACGCTCGGCCTCTGGCAGCTGACCGCGATCGGCGTCGGTGGCATCATCGGCGCCGGCATCTTCACCCTCGCCGGGACGGTGGCCAACGGCACGGCCGGGCCCGCCGTCCTCATCTCCTTCCTCATCGCCGGTGTCGCGAGCGCGGCGGCGGCCTTCTCGTACGCCGAGTTCGCGGGCCTCATCCCGAAGGCGGGATCGGCGTACACCTACGGCTATGTGGTGCTCGGCGAGCTCACCGGGTGGTTCATCGGCTGGGACCTGCTCCTGGAGTACACGGCGATCGTGGCGGTGGTCGCGATCGGCATCTCGGGCTACTTCAACTTCCTGCTCAACGACATGGGCGCCCAGTTGCCGAACTGGATGCTGGGCGCGCCCGGCACCGGGGACGGCCACAAGGTCGACCTGTTCGCCGCGGTGCTGTGCCTGCTCATCGCCTATCTGCTGACGCTCGGCATCAAGAACGCGGCGCGCTTCGAGATGGTCGTCGTCGTGCTGAAGGTCATCGTCGTGATCGTGGTGATCGCGGTCGGGTTCTTCCACATCAACACCGGGAACTACGAGCCGTTCTTCCCCTTCGGCGTCAGCGGGGCGTTCACGGGCGCGGCCACCGTGTTTTTTGCTGTCTTCGGCTACGACGCGATGAGCACCGCGGCCGAGGAGTCCAAGGACGCGCAGCGCCACATGCCGAAGGCGATCCTCTACTCGCTCGCGATCTCGATGGTCCTGTACGTCCTCGCCTGCCTCGTCCTCACGGGCATGCAGAGCTACAAGGACATCGACCCGGAGAGCGGCTTCTCCACCGCCTTCAAGTCGGTGGGCCTGGGCGGTCTCGCCGACGTCATCGCGATCGGCGCGATCATCGGCATCCTCACCGTGATGTTCACCTTCATGCTGGGCGTCACCCGCGTCTGGTTCAGCATGTCGCGTGACGGGCTGCTGCCGAAGTGGTTCGCCAAGACGCACAAGACCCGGCACGTGCCGACCCGGGTGACGTGGATCGTCGGGTTCGCCTCGGCCGCCATCGCCGGTTTCCTGCCGATCGGCGAGGCGGCCGAACTGACCAACATCGGGATCCTGTTGGCGTTCGTGGTGGTCTGCATCGCGGTGATCGTGCTGCGCTACAAGCAGCCCGATCTGCCGCGTACGTTCCGCTGTCCCGGAATGCCGGTGGTGCCCGCCATCGGGGTCGTCTTCTCCATCTGGCTGATCACGTTCCTGCAGTGGCAGACGTGGGCGCGGTTCGCTGTGTGGTTCGCGCTCGGCCTTGTCATCTACTTCGCTTACTCGTACCGGAAGTCGGAGCTGGCCAAGACCGACCGCGTTCCCTAG
- a CDS encoding polysaccharide deacetylase family protein, with translation MKKDQMTPGRRALLRAAAVFGLAATAGCAGTERTPAPGPTAPSGAAAGGPPAARALKPSAYRLQPMAGYGPPDAARTRPRVRREPILRMDGQERTMVLTFDDGPDPRYTPGILSTLRRYDVRAMFFVCGEMAVDNKDLLREMADDGHLIGNHTYTHPLLPKMSRSAMREEIERTCEVVEDAVGEPPAWFRAPYGAWNRNAFQLGADLGMEPLAWTVDTLDWTEPGTGTIIRRVRAGAGPGVVVLSHDAGGDRSQSVEALRTYLPELIDSGYRITVPSRYPT, from the coding sequence ATGAAAAAGGATCAGATGACTCCAGGGCGGCGCGCACTCCTGCGCGCCGCCGCTGTCTTCGGTCTGGCCGCGACCGCCGGCTGCGCGGGTACGGAGCGGACCCCCGCGCCAGGCCCCACGGCTCCCAGCGGCGCGGCGGCCGGTGGCCCGCCCGCCGCACGCGCCCTCAAGCCCTCCGCGTACCGCCTCCAGCCCATGGCGGGCTACGGCCCGCCAGATGCCGCAAGGACCCGGCCCCGTGTGCGCAGAGAGCCGATCCTGCGCATGGACGGGCAGGAACGCACCATGGTGCTCACCTTCGACGACGGACCCGACCCCCGCTACACGCCGGGCATCCTGAGCACCCTGCGCCGGTACGACGTCCGCGCGATGTTCTTCGTCTGCGGCGAGATGGCCGTCGACAACAAGGACCTGCTGCGCGAGATGGCCGACGACGGGCATCTGATCGGCAACCACACCTATACGCATCCACTGCTTCCGAAGATGAGCCGGAGCGCGATGCGAGAGGAGATCGAGCGCACCTGCGAGGTCGTCGAGGACGCCGTGGGCGAACCCCCCGCCTGGTTCCGCGCCCCCTACGGAGCCTGGAACCGCAACGCCTTCCAGCTGGGCGCCGACCTGGGCATGGAGCCGCTCGCCTGGACCGTGGACACCCTGGACTGGACCGAGCCGGGCACGGGCACGATCATCCGGCGCGTACGGGCCGGGGCGGGGCCCGGAGTCGTGGTGCTCTCGCACGACGCGGGCGGCGACCGCTCCCAGAGCGTCGAGGCGCTGCGGACGTATCTCCCGGAACTCATCGATTCGGGATACCGGATCACCGTGCCGAGCCGCTACCCCACGTAG
- the lysX gene encoding bifunctional lysylphosphatidylglycerol synthetase/lysine--tRNA ligase LysX, whose protein sequence is MSTSVESPRTAPPQGARDRFLGRVPEGFAAFFGALGLFCATLAVIAPLRHLLRPVVRVLDLLTVPVSPNLAYAVFLFLLAAATAARKKVAWWLVIIYLGLLLAFDVLGIALGFWADSIPSLIVCGAAFVLLVLARKEFSADSRRGAVLRAVLVLVAGLAVAILAGWGLVALFPGTLPRAEALPWAANRVCGGLFTGHDYFDGRPPRTLHFWLGLFGALALLNAAAALFRSQRMEAALHGDEEPRIRALLGTYGAQDSLGYFATRRDKAVVFSPSGKAAVTYRVEAGVCLASGDPVGDREAWPRAIGAWLDVARQYAWAPAVMGASEEGATAYARSGLGALQLGDEAILHVAGFDLDGRDMRVTRQAVNRVRRTGATTRIRRHSTLTDEEMEEIIDKADAWRDTETERGFSMALDRLGDPEDGDCLLVEALDADGRLLALLSLVPWGKDGISLDLMRRDRATAPNGVMEFMVAELCAGAGKFGVRRISLNFAVFRSVFEEGARIGAGPVLRLWRKLLLFFSKWWQLEALYRSNAKYHPEWYPRFICYGDAGALARISLASGIAEGFVSVPSLRKLWGKGRRSKGVTKPASTEGLPPISALGLAGHGETADADPTAALPDQVRVRHRKLDRLRADGVDPYPVGLPPRTHTLAAVTPALTGEEVTVAGRVMLVRDFGGVVFAVLRDWSGDRQLALTRDRSGPDVLDRFTSGTDIGDHITATGTVGASDQGELTVFVTAWQLTGKCLRPLPDKRRGLADPEAKVRRRYLDLVASPAARDVVRARSTAVQALRQGLLDRGYLEVETPMLQQIHGGANARPFTTHINAYDLDLYLRIAPELYLKRLCVGGMEKVFEMGRTFRNEGVSYKHNPEFTMLEAYQAFADYDVMLDLTRELIQGAATAAFGAPVARKADAEGRLTEHDISGPWPVKTVYGAISEALGDEVDADTPLPGLHQLCDRADVPYKPEDGRGDVVLEMYERLVEERTTLPTFYKDFPTDVSPLTRQHRTDPRLAERWDLVAFGTELGTAYSELTDPVEQRRRLTAQSLLAAGGDPEAMELDEDFLDALEYAMPPTGGLGIGVDRLVMFLTGLTIRETLPFPLVRRR, encoded by the coding sequence ATGAGCACCAGCGTGGAGAGCCCCCGCACCGCGCCACCGCAGGGCGCGAGAGACCGTTTCCTCGGACGGGTGCCGGAAGGATTCGCCGCCTTCTTCGGCGCGCTGGGCCTCTTCTGCGCGACCCTCGCGGTCATCGCCCCGCTGCGCCACCTTCTGCGCCCGGTGGTCCGCGTACTGGACCTCCTCACGGTTCCGGTCAGCCCGAACCTCGCGTACGCCGTCTTCCTCTTCCTGCTCGCCGCGGCGACAGCGGCCCGCAAGAAGGTCGCGTGGTGGCTCGTCATCATCTATCTGGGGCTTCTCCTCGCCTTCGACGTACTCGGTATCGCCCTCGGCTTCTGGGCGGACTCGATCCCCTCGCTGATCGTCTGCGGTGCCGCCTTCGTCCTCCTGGTCCTGGCCCGCAAGGAGTTCTCCGCCGACTCACGCCGCGGCGCGGTCCTGCGGGCCGTCCTCGTGCTTGTCGCGGGCCTCGCCGTGGCGATCCTGGCCGGCTGGGGGCTCGTCGCGCTCTTCCCGGGTACGCTGCCGCGCGCCGAGGCCCTGCCGTGGGCGGCGAACCGCGTCTGCGGCGGGCTCTTCACAGGCCACGACTACTTCGACGGCAGGCCACCGCGCACCCTGCACTTCTGGCTCGGCCTCTTCGGCGCCCTCGCCCTCCTGAACGCCGCCGCGGCCCTCTTCCGCTCCCAGCGCATGGAAGCCGCCCTGCACGGCGACGAGGAACCCCGCATCCGTGCGCTCCTTGGCACATACGGCGCTCAGGACTCGCTCGGCTACTTCGCCACCCGGCGCGACAAGGCCGTCGTCTTCTCGCCCAGCGGCAAGGCCGCCGTCACCTACCGCGTCGAGGCGGGCGTCTGCCTGGCAAGCGGCGACCCCGTCGGCGACCGCGAGGCCTGGCCGCGCGCGATCGGGGCCTGGCTGGACGTGGCCCGGCAGTACGCCTGGGCGCCCGCCGTCATGGGCGCGTCCGAGGAGGGCGCCACCGCGTACGCCCGCTCCGGGCTCGGCGCGCTCCAGCTCGGCGACGAGGCCATCCTGCACGTCGCGGGCTTCGATCTGGACGGCCGCGACATGCGGGTCACCCGCCAGGCGGTGAACCGCGTCCGCCGCACCGGCGCCACCACCCGTATCCGCCGTCACTCCACCCTCACCGACGAGGAGATGGAGGAGATCATCGACAAGGCGGACGCCTGGCGGGACACCGAGACCGAGCGCGGCTTCTCGATGGCGCTCGACCGCCTCGGCGACCCCGAGGACGGCGACTGCCTGCTGGTCGAGGCCCTGGACGCCGACGGCCGGCTCCTCGCCCTGCTCTCCCTCGTCCCCTGGGGCAAGGACGGCATCTCCCTGGATCTGATGCGCCGCGACCGCGCGACCGCGCCCAACGGCGTCATGGAGTTCATGGTCGCCGAACTCTGCGCGGGCGCGGGCAAGTTCGGAGTGCGCCGCATCTCCCTGAACTTCGCCGTGTTCCGCTCGGTCTTCGAGGAGGGCGCCCGCATCGGCGCCGGTCCCGTCCTGCGGCTGTGGCGCAAGCTGCTCCTCTTCTTCTCCAAGTGGTGGCAGCTCGAAGCGCTCTACCGCTCCAACGCCAAGTACCACCCCGAGTGGTACCCCCGCTTCATCTGTTACGGCGACGCCGGAGCCCTCGCCCGGATCAGCCTCGCGTCGGGCATCGCCGAGGGCTTCGTCTCCGTGCCCTCGCTGCGCAAGCTCTGGGGCAAGGGCCGGCGGTCCAAGGGCGTCACCAAGCCCGCGAGCACGGAGGGCCTCCCGCCGATCTCCGCCCTCGGCCTCGCGGGCCACGGGGAGACCGCGGACGCCGACCCGACGGCCGCGCTCCCCGACCAGGTCCGCGTACGCCACCGCAAGCTCGACCGGCTGCGCGCCGACGGCGTCGACCCCTACCCCGTGGGCCTCCCGCCGCGCACCCACACCCTCGCCGCCGTGACGCCCGCCCTGACGGGGGAGGAAGTCACGGTCGCGGGTCGCGTCATGCTCGTACGCGACTTCGGCGGGGTCGTCTTCGCCGTCCTGCGCGACTGGTCCGGCGACCGCCAACTCGCCCTGACCCGCGACCGGTCGGGCCCGGACGTCCTGGACCGCTTCACCTCCGGCACGGACATCGGCGACCACATCACGGCCACCGGCACGGTCGGCGCCAGCGACCAGGGCGAGCTCACCGTCTTCGTCACCGCCTGGCAGCTCACCGGCAAGTGTCTGCGCCCGCTGCCCGACAAGCGCCGCGGTCTCGCCGACCCCGAGGCCAAGGTCCGCCGCCGCTACCTCGACCTGGTCGCAAGCCCCGCAGCCCGTGACGTCGTCCGGGCCCGCTCCACCGCCGTACAGGCCCTGCGGCAGGGGCTGTTGGACCGCGGCTACCTGGAGGTCGAGACCCCGATGCTCCAGCAGATCCACGGCGGCGCCAACGCCCGCCCGTTCACCACCCACATCAACGCCTACGACCTCGACCTCTATCTGCGCATCGCCCCCGAGCTGTACCTGAAGCGGCTCTGCGTCGGCGGCATGGAGAAGGTCTTCGAGATGGGCCGCACCTTCCGCAACGAAGGGGTGAGCTACAAGCACAACCCCGAGTTCACGATGCTGGAGGCCTACCAGGCGTTCGCCGACTACGACGTGATGCTCGACCTCACCCGCGAGCTCATCCAGGGCGCGGCCACCGCCGCCTTCGGCGCGCCCGTCGCCCGCAAGGCCGACGCGGAAGGGCGGCTCACCGAGCACGACATCTCCGGCCCCTGGCCGGTCAAGACGGTCTACGGCGCGATCTCCGAAGCGCTCGGCGACGAGGTCGACGCGGACACCCCGCTGCCGGGACTGCACCAGCTCTGCGACCGCGCGGACGTCCCGTACAAGCCCGAGGACGGCCGCGGTGACGTCGTACTGGAGATGTACGAGCGGCTTGTCGAGGAGAGGACGACGCTGCCCACCTTCTACAAGGACTTCCCGACCGACGTCTCGCCGCTGACCCGCCAGCACCGCACCGACCCGCGCCTCGCCGAGCGCTGGGACCTCGTCGCCTTCGGTACCGAACTGGGCACCGCCTACTCGGAGTTGACCGACCCCGTCGAGCAGCGCAGGCGCCTCACCGCGCAGTCGCTGCTCGCCGCCGGGGGAGACCCGGAGGCCATGGAGCTGGACGAGGACTTCCTGGACGCCCTGGAGTACGCGATGCCGCCCACCGGAGGTCTCGGCATCGGCGTCGACCGGCTCGTCATGTTCCTCACCGGCCTGACGATCCGGGAGACGCTGCCCTTCCCTCTCGTACGCCGCCGCTGA
- a CDS encoding CapA family protein, with protein MTQRTPQGTAVLTAVTIGATLAATAACTANTEAAQERNPKHRNERHQEGTRDGDREVSPPAPSAAGGGQDAPRAFTLVASGDVLPHSSIIRRANADAGGDGYDFEPMLKGVKRVVSKADLAICHMETVYGKNGDYTGYPSFKSPPQIARALKATGYDACSTASNHTLDDGAAGVRRTLAALDKAGVKHAGSGRTADEGKSPAWMRAGGAKVAQLAYTYGTNGYPMPKGKPWTVNLMKRERIIEDARAARKAGADVVVVSVHWGTEWQDAPDRRQLRLGKQLTASRTKGRPDIDLILGTHAHVPQAYEKVNKTWVIYGMGDQIAGDMVNHEGENDPRGNQGTLGRFTFAPPAEPGGRWKVKKAEFIPQWFDTDEGRVINLNAALDRGEDVADIRDRIRRVVLSRDAGKDGLVMGR; from the coding sequence ATGACGCAGCGCACCCCGCAGGGAACAGCCGTTCTGACCGCCGTAACGATCGGAGCCACTCTCGCCGCGACCGCCGCCTGCACGGCGAATACAGAAGCCGCACAGGAGCGGAATCCGAAGCACCGGAACGAGAGACATCAGGAAGGAACACGGGACGGAGATCGGGAGGTTTCGCCGCCGGCGCCTTCGGCGGCCGGTGGCGGCCAGGACGCTCCGCGCGCCTTCACGCTCGTCGCATCCGGGGACGTCCTCCCGCACTCCTCCATCATCCGCAGGGCCAACGCCGACGCGGGGGGCGACGGCTACGACTTCGAGCCGATGCTCAAGGGGGTCAAACGCGTCGTGTCCAAGGCCGATCTGGCGATCTGTCACATGGAGACGGTCTACGGGAAGAACGGCGACTACACCGGCTACCCCAGCTTCAAATCCCCGCCCCAGATCGCCCGCGCCCTGAAGGCCACCGGCTACGACGCCTGCTCCACCGCCTCCAATCACACGCTCGACGACGGCGCGGCGGGGGTGCGCCGTACGCTCGCCGCGCTCGACAAGGCAGGCGTCAAGCACGCGGGTTCGGGCCGCACGGCCGACGAGGGCAAGTCCCCCGCCTGGATGCGGGCGGGCGGCGCGAAGGTGGCGCAGCTCGCGTACACGTACGGAACGAACGGCTATCCGATGCCCAAGGGCAAGCCCTGGACGGTCAACCTCATGAAGCGCGAGCGGATCATCGAGGACGCGCGCGCCGCGCGGAAGGCGGGCGCGGACGTGGTCGTCGTCTCGGTCCACTGGGGCACGGAGTGGCAGGACGCCCCTGACCGCCGCCAGCTCAGACTCGGCAAGCAGCTCACTGCGTCCCGCACAAAGGGCCGCCCCGACATCGACCTGATCCTGGGCACCCACGCGCACGTCCCGCAGGCGTACGAGAAGGTCAACAAGACCTGGGTCATCTACGGCATGGGCGACCAGATCGCCGGCGACATGGTCAACCACGAGGGCGAGAACGACCCGCGGGGCAATCAGGGCACGCTCGGCCGCTTCACGTTCGCCCCGCCCGCGGAGCCCGGCGGACGCTGGAAGGTCAAGAAGGCCGAGTTCATCCCCCAGTGGTTCGACACGGACGAGGGACGCGTGATCAATCTGAACGCGGCGCTGGACCGCGGCGAGGACGTCGCCGACATCCGCGACCGGATCCGCCGGGTCGTCCTGAGCCGGGACGCGGGGAAGGACGGTCTGGTCATGGGCCGGTAG